From a region of the Helicobacter hepaticus ATCC 51449 genome:
- a CDS encoding biotin synthase: MQKISNEIFLCSICNVSSGDCPEDCKYCTQSAHYGTQIQRYKNKSIDKIVQEAKTLREYGALGFCLVTAGRSLESQKCEYIAKAASAIKKADLGLHIIACCGSADVDSLKYLKTNGVDSYNHNLETSKEFFPHICTTHTWKERFETCENTLKAELGLLSGGIFGLGESWGDRIELLKHLQILSPHTSPLNFYIANESLPLPMQTLSPQEALECVTLAREYLPNTRLMIAGGREAVFGDNQKPLFEAGINGVVLGDYLTTDGKAPKDDVAMIESYGYVAATNCH, translated from the coding sequence ATGCAAAAAATAAGTAATGAAATATTCCTATGCAGTATTTGCAATGTTAGCTCTGGAGATTGTCCAGAAGATTGCAAATACTGCACCCAAAGTGCGCATTATGGCACACAGATTCAAAGATACAAAAACAAAAGCATTGATAAAATTGTGCAAGAAGCAAAAACATTGCGCGAATATGGTGCATTAGGATTTTGCCTTGTAACCGCAGGACGCAGTTTAGAATCCCAAAAATGTGAATATATTGCTAAAGCTGCAAGTGCAATTAAAAAAGCGGATTTAGGCTTACATATTATCGCGTGCTGTGGTAGTGCAGATGTAGATTCTCTTAAATACCTTAAAACCAATGGCGTGGATAGTTATAATCACAATTTGGAAACTTCTAAAGAGTTTTTTCCACACATTTGCACTACACACACTTGGAAAGAGCGATTTGAAACCTGCGAAAATACTCTTAAAGCAGAGCTAGGACTATTATCTGGAGGCATTTTCGGCTTAGGTGAAAGTTGGGGAGATAGAATAGAACTGCTTAAGCATTTACAGATCCTCTCCCCTCATACATCTCCCCTTAATTTTTATATCGCTAATGAATCTCTACCTTTACCTATGCAAACTCTTAGCCCACAAGAAGCACTAGAATGCGTAACTCTTGCGCGTGAATATCTCCCAAATACACGCTTAATGATTGCGGGAGGGCGAGAGGCAGTCTTTGGTGATAACCAAAAGCCACTTTTTGAAGCAGGAATTAATGGCGTGGTGCTAGGCGATTACCTCACCACTGATGGCAAAGCACCTAAAGATGATGTAGCAATGATAGAATCTTATGGCTATGTCGCTGCGACAAACTGCCACTAA
- a CDS encoding proline--tRNA ligase: MRFSQLFVNTLKESPKDAVLKSHQYLIRGGFIQQIGSGIYNFLPLGKKLLDKVRFIVKEEMDKSGAQEILMGFVTPAELWRESGRYEQYGRELLRFVDRKENEFVLGPTHEEVITHIAKNTIKSYKQLPLHLYQIHSKFRDELRPRFGLMRGREFIMKDGYSFHSNYADLNREFDVMEATYKRILQRMGLEFKVVEADSGAIGGSGSKEFMVLAPCGEDTIVVCKGCEYGANIEASKRAPRTAPRPNEIKYDSNAPQAAFARFFTPDIKNIESLSAFFKVDKFWTIKAIVKKAIKANNESELVYFFVRGDDEGEETKMLNAINKHTNCYLALEDASVEEIQAAGLEVGFIGAYGLRHITQATHIYFDESLRDASNLICGANEKDYHFVGVDLSTFEGLEYADIAQSKEGDLCPKCAQELYYTKGIEVGHIFKLGDKYSRAMNAQFLDNDGKTQPLIMGCYGFGISRILPAILEQKSDDLGCIWSKEVSVFDIAIIISNTKDSVQNDFGSALYEILSACGIDVLLDERDERFGVKMKDFELLGFHSALIVGKGLNEGKVELIKREGLKKYELCATDKEILLEEILKIIA; this comes from the coding sequence ATGAGGTTTTCACAACTTTTTGTAAATACTCTTAAAGAATCTCCTAAAGATGCAGTGCTTAAAAGTCATCAATATCTTATTCGTGGGGGCTTTATACAGCAAATCGGCAGTGGTATTTATAATTTTTTACCCCTTGGCAAAAAACTCCTTGATAAAGTGCGCTTTATTGTTAAAGAAGAAATGGACAAGAGTGGTGCACAAGAGATTCTTATGGGATTTGTTACTCCTGCAGAGCTATGGAGAGAATCTGGGCGTTATGAACAATATGGCAGGGAGCTTTTGCGTTTTGTAGATAGAAAAGAGAATGAATTTGTGCTTGGACCTACGCACGAGGAAGTCATAACGCATATTGCAAAAAATACGATTAAAAGCTATAAGCAACTCCCGCTTCATCTTTATCAGATTCATAGTAAATTTCGTGATGAACTGCGTCCGCGATTTGGACTTATGCGTGGGCGTGAGTTTATTATGAAAGATGGATATAGTTTTCATAGTAATTATGCAGATTTGAATAGAGAGTTTGATGTTATGGAGGCGACATATAAAAGGATTTTGCAAAGAATGGGCTTAGAGTTTAAAGTTGTAGAGGCAGATTCTGGAGCAATTGGTGGAAGCGGAAGTAAAGAATTTATGGTATTAGCGCCTTGCGGAGAGGATACTATTGTCGTATGTAAGGGTTGTGAATATGGTGCAAATATTGAAGCAAGTAAAAGAGCGCCACGCACTGCTCCGCGTCCAAATGAAATAAAATATGATAGCAATGCACCCCAGGCAGCTTTTGCACGATTTTTTACTCCTGATATAAAGAATATAGAATCTTTAAGCGCATTTTTTAAGGTTGATAAGTTTTGGACAATCAAAGCAATAGTAAAAAAAGCAATCAAAGCAAATAATGAAAGTGAATTGGTGTATTTTTTTGTGCGTGGTGATGATGAGGGTGAAGAAACAAAAATGCTCAATGCCATAAATAAACATACAAATTGTTATCTTGCCTTAGAAGATGCGAGTGTAGAGGAGATTCAAGCAGCTGGATTGGAAGTAGGATTTATTGGGGCTTATGGGTTGCGTCATATTACTCAAGCTACACATATCTATTTTGATGAGAGTTTAAGGGACGCCTCAAATCTCATCTGCGGAGCAAATGAGAAGGATTATCATTTCGTGGGTGTAGATTTAAGCACATTTGAAGGCTTAGAATATGCCGATATAGCTCAAAGTAAAGAGGGAGATTTATGTCCTAAGTGTGCCCAAGAGCTTTATTATACTAAAGGTATAGAAGTTGGACATATTTTTAAATTAGGTGATAAATATTCGCGTGCAATGAATGCGCAATTTTTGGATAACGATGGCAAGACACAACCGCTTATTATGGGCTGCTATGGCTTTGGAATCTCGCGTATTTTGCCTGCGATATTAGAGCAAAAAAGCGATGATTTAGGCTGTATATGGAGCAAAGAAGTGAGTGTTTTTGATATAGCCATTATTATTTCAAACACTAAAGATTCTGTGCAAAATGATTTTGGTAGTGCTTTATATGAGATATTGAGTGCGTGTGGCATTGATGTTTTGTTAGATGAGCGAGATGAGCGATTTGGTGTGAAGATGAAAGATTTTGAATTGCTTGGTTTTCATTCTGCTTTGATTGTAGGTAAGGGTTTAAATGAGGGCAAAGTAGAGTTGATTAAACGCGAAGGCTTAAAAAAATATGAGCTTTGTGCCACTGATAAAGAAATATTGCTTGAAGAGATTCTCAAAATCATAGCATAA
- the hemC gene encoding hydroxymethylbilane synthase, which yields MAKQSGADRELVIGSRGSILALWQAEYIKSCLKAQCGLQSRIQIIKTRGDKILDVPLAKIGGKGLFTKELEEMLLSKDIDLAVHSLKDVPVEFVPELDLAAITQRESANDCFLSVNYPNLNALPQGAKVGTTSLRRSMQIKKYRSDLDTLSLRGNVQTRLEKLHNGAFDAIILAQAGVNRLKINTQDVRYIVPLDFMIPAMGQGALGIEMRKDSIFFDRIAVLNDKQSALCVSAERAFVRTLEGGCQVPIGVYAQFSNNKLTLQAIVGLPDGSEVLQDSVEDSINIDDINASENLGIAFAQKFIDKGAKELLERAAKIAFA from the coding sequence ATGGCAAAGCAGAGCGGAGCAGATAGAGAGCTAGTTATTGGCTCACGTGGAAGTATATTGGCTTTATGGCAAGCTGAATATATCAAGTCTTGCCTTAAAGCTCAATGTGGTTTGCAATCTCGCATACAAATTATTAAAACTCGTGGTGATAAAATTCTTGATGTGCCTTTGGCAAAAATAGGTGGAAAGGGGCTTTTTACTAAAGAGTTAGAAGAAATGCTTTTAAGCAAAGATATTGATTTGGCTGTGCATAGCCTCAAAGATGTGCCTGTAGAATTTGTGCCTGAACTCGATTTAGCAGCTATTACTCAACGTGAGAGTGCAAATGATTGTTTTTTGAGTGTAAATTATCCCAATCTTAATGCTTTACCACAAGGAGCAAAAGTAGGGACAACTTCCCTACGCCGCTCAATGCAGATTAAAAAATATCGCTCTGATTTAGATACATTAAGTTTGCGTGGCAATGTGCAAACACGACTAGAGAAACTCCATAATGGTGCATTTGATGCAATTATCCTCGCTCAAGCAGGAGTGAATAGGCTTAAAATCAATACACAAGATGTGCGTTATATCGTGCCCTTAGATTTTATGATACCTGCGATGGGGCAGGGTGCGCTTGGAATAGAAATGCGTAAGGATTCTATATTTTTTGATAGAATTGCTGTGCTTAATGATAAGCAGAGTGCGCTTTGTGTGAGTGCAGAAAGGGCTTTTGTGAGGACATTAGAGGGTGGGTGTCAAGTGCCAATAGGCGTGTATGCACAATTTAGCAATAATAAACTCACACTTCAAGCTATAGTAGGATTGCCTGATGGAAGTGAAGTATTACAAGATAGTGTCGAGGATTCTATAAATATAGATGATATAAATGCAAGCGAGAATCTAGGTATAGCATTTGCACAAAAATTTATTGATAAAGGTGCAAAAGAACTTCTTGAGCGAGCAGCAAAAATAGCATTTGCATAA
- a CDS encoding YihY family inner membrane protein, with protein sequence MPSIQKEQLVANLWCKSRSLFDILWNKIKSIWDFVADKELSFYAASLSFYTVFAIIPLLMIVFSIVMNLPNFQSQIEQIRTLILSNILPTHTDVISSYLDTFMKNSSALGMMGLGYTLVASIMFFRNYEYIAAKMFNSTPRKFFDSLLMYWTMITLFPIVLAFSIYFSGEVQKTLKGTADLSLLFDLIPYLLTWAMFFLLFKLSANKPLKLLALFSSSLLTTSVWLLTKWAFVYYVFYNQTYKSVYGPIAIFLFMMLWIYVSWFVLLYGMRFCEGFGTNFGKKLEEKYGISTTEV encoded by the coding sequence ATGCCATCTATCCAAAAAGAACAGCTTGTTGCCAATCTTTGGTGCAAATCACGTAGCCTTTTTGATATATTATGGAATAAGATAAAAAGTATTTGGGATTTTGTCGCCGACAAAGAATTAAGCTTTTATGCAGCTTCGCTTAGTTTTTACACAGTTTTTGCAATTATTCCACTTTTAATGATTGTTTTTTCTATTGTAATGAATCTACCTAATTTTCAATCTCAAATTGAGCAAATCCGCACACTCATACTTTCTAATATTCTACCCACGCATACTGATGTGATTTCTAGCTATCTTGATACTTTTATGAAAAATAGCTCGGCACTAGGTATGATGGGGCTTGGATATACGCTTGTAGCATCTATAATGTTTTTTCGCAATTATGAATACATCGCAGCAAAAATGTTTAATTCAACACCTCGCAAGTTTTTTGATTCTCTTCTAATGTATTGGACGATGATTACGCTTTTCCCAATAGTGCTTGCTTTTTCAATTTATTTTAGCGGCGAAGTGCAAAAAACACTCAAAGGCACAGCAGATTTAAGCCTTTTATTTGACTTGATACCTTATTTGCTTACGTGGGCTATGTTTTTCTTGCTCTTTAAGCTCTCTGCAAACAAACCTCTTAAGCTTCTTGCACTCTTTAGTTCAAGCCTATTAACCACAAGTGTATGGCTACTCACAAAATGGGCTTTTGTATATTATGTATTTTACAATCAAACCTATAAAAGCGTATATGGGCCTATTGCTATTTTTCTTTTTATGATGTTATGGATTTATGTATCGTGGTTTGTATTACTCTATGGAATGCGCTTTTGCGAAGGCTTTGGCACAAATTTTGGCAAAAAGCTTGAAGAAAAATATGGTATCAGCACCACAGAAGTATAA
- the xseA gene encoding exodeoxyribonuclease VII large subunit, whose product MRALEVSEINAQIKSILESTFMDICVRGEISNVTIHTSGHIYLTLKDESSSVRCVMFKGNARNLKIKLEVGQSVLIMGSLSVYVPKGEYQILCKSITLAGLGELSQAYEALKTKLGAKGYFESAHKKPLPRFPKRIALLTSATGAAKEDMLKVAHKRWNLVHITLFNTLVQGEGAKDSIVENLKRADSFFGTSESFDVIVLGRGGGSMEDMWAFNEECVADAIYSARTPIISAVGHEVDVFISDFVADVRAPTPSAAMEILLPDKNEYLRVLDEIMNSYFYALKQQFVLKSQALERMREYFKLYNFEQRYCAKVEQINIFQQMMRDSMNAVLEDKMLKYEHIFLSLNARCEEKLQQCQYEYERMLEVFNALNPHSLSTRGYAQISKEGKPCRLSDIDINEEFYLSDMTHSILAKRLQ is encoded by the coding sequence GTGAGAGCTTTAGAAGTAAGTGAGATTAACGCACAAATTAAAAGTATTTTAGAATCTACTTTTATGGATATTTGTGTGCGTGGCGAAATAAGTAATGTAACAATTCATACAAGTGGACATATTTATCTCACTCTTAAAGATGAAAGCTCAAGCGTGCGTTGTGTGATGTTTAAAGGCAATGCGCGTAACTTGAAAATAAAGCTTGAAGTAGGACAAAGTGTGCTTATAATGGGCTCACTTAGTGTCTATGTGCCCAAAGGAGAATATCAGATTCTTTGTAAAAGTATCACACTTGCAGGTTTAGGCGAACTCTCTCAAGCGTATGAAGCCCTTAAGACAAAGCTTGGCGCAAAGGGTTATTTTGAATCTGCTCATAAAAAGCCTTTACCACGCTTCCCCAAACGTATTGCTTTGCTCACTTCTGCCACAGGTGCGGCAAAAGAGGATATGCTCAAAGTAGCTCATAAGCGTTGGAATCTTGTGCATATTACGCTTTTTAATACACTTGTGCAAGGTGAAGGAGCAAAAGATTCTATAGTAGAGAATCTAAAACGAGCTGATAGTTTTTTTGGCACATCTGAAAGCTTTGATGTTATTGTCTTAGGGAGAGGTGGAGGAAGTATGGAGGATATGTGGGCATTTAATGAAGAATGCGTAGCAGATGCCATTTATTCTGCACGCACACCTATTATTTCTGCTGTAGGACACGAGGTTGATGTATTTATAAGTGATTTTGTCGCTGATGTGCGAGCTCCTACGCCTTCAGCGGCTATGGAAATACTTTTGCCTGACAAAAACGAATATTTGCGTGTGCTTGATGAAATAATGAATAGTTATTTTTATGCCCTTAAGCAGCAATTTGTGCTTAAAAGTCAAGCATTAGAGCGAATGCGAGAATATTTTAAGCTTTATAATTTTGAGCAGCGCTATTGCGCTAAGGTTGAGCAAATCAATATTTTTCAACAAATGATGCGAGATTCTATGAATGCAGTACTTGAGGATAAAATGCTAAAATATGAACATATATTTTTATCTCTTAATGCTCGGTGTGAGGAGAAACTGCAGCAATGTCAATATGAATATGAGCGTATGTTGGAGGTGTTTAATGCTTTGAATCCACACTCACTTTCCACTCGTGGGTATGCACAAATAAGTAAAGAAGGGAAACCTTGTAGATTAAGTGATATTGATATAAATGAAGAATTTTATTTAAGTGATATGACACATTCTATTTTAGCAAAGCGTTTGCAATGA
- a CDS encoding outer membrane beta-barrel protein, with amino-acid sequence MKKCAASLALSLTFIASNGIAEESGLFIGVGTGYGQSEIKSNNTKTKLDGLSFETIVGYKSFLTPAFGMRYYINFAYSNAEQKNDLKPKIIMNYGLNADMLYNVVASESVNLGAFVGVGVGANTWAAKNNEDFKAKTGFNVALNAGLRSQFGKHHGIEVVARVPFIDTTLENDRITGAKQTGSHIYNVGARYILSF; translated from the coding sequence ATGAAAAAATGCGCAGCAAGTTTAGCTTTATCTTTGACTTTTATAGCTTCTAATGGAATAGCAGAAGAAAGTGGATTATTCATTGGTGTTGGCACAGGTTATGGGCAAAGCGAAATCAAATCTAATAACACGAAAACAAAGCTTGATGGCTTGAGCTTTGAGACTATCGTTGGGTATAAATCATTTCTTACTCCTGCTTTTGGTATGCGTTATTATATAAACTTTGCTTATTCAAATGCAGAACAAAAGAATGACTTAAAACCAAAAATTATAATGAATTATGGACTAAATGCAGATATGCTTTATAATGTAGTGGCGAGTGAAAGTGTGAATCTAGGTGCATTTGTGGGTGTAGGCGTTGGTGCAAATACTTGGGCTGCAAAAAATAATGAAGATTTTAAGGCAAAAACAGGTTTTAATGTCGCACTTAATGCTGGTTTAAGAAGTCAATTTGGCAAACATCACGGCATAGAAGTTGTAGCTCGTGTGCCTTTTATAGATACGACATTAGAAAATGATAGAATAACAGGCGCTAAACAAACAGGCTCACATATTTATAATGTTGGTGCGCGTTATATTTTAAGCTTCTAA